A region of Pseudorasbora parva isolate DD20220531a chromosome 14, ASM2467924v1, whole genome shotgun sequence DNA encodes the following proteins:
- the bzw1a gene encoding eIF5-mimic protein 2-A, with translation MNNQKQQKPTLTGQRFKTRKRDEKERFDPTQFQESIVQGLNQTGTDLEAVAKFLDASGAKLDYRRYAETLFDILVAGGMLAPGGTLSDDLTRTEFCLFTASEDLETMQAYAQVFNKLIRRYKYLEKGFEEEIKKLLLFLKGFTESERNKLAMLTGILLANGNISASILSSLFNENLVKEGVSAAFAVKLFKSWINEKDINSVAASLRKVGMDNRLMELFPANKRSCEHFSKYFTDAGLKELSDFARNQQSIGARKELQKELQEQMSRGETLKDIIAYVREEMKKTSISEQTMIGIVWTSVMSAVEWNKKEELVTEQAIKHLKQYSPLLKAFTSQGLSELTLLLKIQEYCYDNIHFMKAFQKIVVLLYKADVLSEEVILKWYTEAHVAKGKSVFLEQMKKFVEWLKNAEEESESEEEEGD, from the exons ATGAAAAGGAGAGATTTGACCCTACTCAGTTTCAAGAAAGTATTGTTCAAGGCTTGAACCAAACTGGCACTGACTTGGAAGCAGTTGCAAAGTTCCTTGATGCCTCTGGCGCCAAGCTCGATTACCGCCGGTATGCTGAGACACTCTTCGACATCCTGGTGGCTGGAGGAATGCTGG CCCCGGGAGGTACTCTGTCTGATGACTTGACCCGTACGGAGTTCTGCCTCTTCACTGCAAGTGAAGACCTGGAGACCATGCAGGCGTACGCTCAG GTTTTTAACAAGCTGATTCGGCGTTACAAGTACCTGGAGAAAGGGTTTGAAGAGGAGATTAAGAAG CTGCTGCTGTTTTTAAAAGGGTTCACCGAGTCGGAGAGGAATAAATTGGCCATGCTTACTGGAATCCTGCTGGCCAATGGCAATATATCAGCCTCCATCCTGAGCAGCCTCTTTAATGAGAACTTGGTCAAGGAAG GTGTCTCTGCCGCCTTCGCTGTGAAACTCTTCAAATCTTGGATAAACGAAAAAGACATCAACTCAGTTGCTGCTAGCCTGCGTAAAGTTGGCATGGACAACAGGCTGATG GAGCTGTTCCCTGCCAACAAGCGTAGCTGCGAACACTTCTCAAAGTATTTCACCGACGCCGGGCTGAAGGAGCTCTCGGACTTCGCTCGCAACCAGCAGTCCATTGGAGCGCGCAAAGAGCTTCAGAAAGAGCTGCAAGAGCAGATGTCCCGCGGCGAGACCCTCAAAGAC ATCATTGCCTACGTTCGCGAGGAGATGAAGAAAACAAGCATCTCTGAGCAGACAATGATCGGCATCGTGTGGACCAGTGTCATGAGTGCTGTCGAGTGGAATAAAAAGGAGGAGCTCGTCACAGAGCAAGCCATCAAACACTTGAAG CAATACAGCCCACTGCTGAAGGCCTTCACCTCCCAAGGCCTGTCTGAGCTCACCCTCCTGCTGAAGATCCAGGAGTACTGCTATGACAATATCCACTTCATGAAGGCCTTCCAGAAGATCGTGGTGCTTCTCTACAAAG CTGATGTTTTGAGTGAAGAGGTTATTCTGAAGTGGTACACAGAAGCCCATGTGGCCAAGGGAAAGAGTGTCTTCCTGGAGCAGATGAAGAAGTTTGTAGAATGGCTGAAAAATGCTGAAGAGG AGTCTGAATCTGAGGAAGAGGAGGGAGACTAA